The proteins below are encoded in one region of Sideroxydans lithotrophicus ES-1:
- the obgE gene encoding GTPase ObgE produces MKFIDESKIEVIAGNGGNGAASFRHEKYIEKGGPDGGDGGRGGSVIAVADRNINTLVDYRFARMHRARNGEPGRGADCYGKGADDIILRMPVGTVITDINSGQVIADLTHDGERVLLAKGGAGGLGNLHFKSSTNRTPRQCTPGEEGERHELQLELKVLADVGLLGMPNAGKSTFIRAVSAARPKVADYPFTTLHPNLGVVRVSDEKSFVIADIPGLIEGAAEGAGLGHQFLRHLARTRLLLHLVDLAPLYEGIDPVQEAHAILNELRKYDEDLYNKPRWLVLNKLDLLQEEDRAERIAAFLKAFGENTRYFAISAINGEGCKELTYAIMEHINQIAAQEQDAIAESAQETEIDIHDPLA; encoded by the coding sequence ATGAAATTCATCGACGAATCAAAAATAGAAGTCATCGCAGGCAACGGCGGTAACGGCGCGGCTAGCTTTCGTCACGAAAAATACATCGAGAAGGGCGGACCGGACGGCGGCGACGGGGGACGCGGCGGCAGTGTGATCGCTGTCGCCGACCGCAACATCAATACACTGGTGGATTACCGCTTCGCCCGCATGCATCGCGCCAGGAACGGAGAGCCGGGACGTGGTGCGGACTGTTACGGCAAAGGCGCGGACGATATCATCCTGCGCATGCCGGTGGGCACCGTCATCACCGACATCAACAGCGGCCAGGTCATCGCCGACCTCACCCACGACGGCGAAAGGGTCCTGCTTGCCAAGGGCGGCGCCGGCGGGCTGGGCAACCTGCATTTCAAATCCAGCACCAACCGCACTCCGCGCCAATGCACGCCGGGCGAGGAAGGGGAACGCCACGAATTGCAACTGGAATTGAAGGTATTGGCCGATGTCGGCCTGCTGGGCATGCCCAATGCTGGCAAGTCCACCTTCATCCGCGCTGTGTCTGCCGCGCGCCCCAAGGTGGCGGATTACCCTTTCACCACCCTGCACCCCAATCTGGGGGTGGTGCGCGTCTCGGATGAGAAGAGTTTCGTCATCGCCGACATCCCCGGCCTGATCGAAGGCGCGGCGGAAGGTGCCGGACTTGGACACCAGTTCCTGCGCCATCTGGCGCGCACGCGCCTGCTGCTGCATCTGGTCGACCTTGCCCCGCTGTATGAAGGCATCGATCCGGTACAGGAAGCGCACGCCATCCTCAACGAGCTGCGCAAGTACGACGAGGATCTGTACAACAAACCGCGCTGGCTGGTTCTGAACAAGCTGGATCTGCTACAGGAAGAAGATCGCGCCGAGAGAATCGCCGCATTCCTCAAGGCGTTCGGGGAGAACACACGCTACTTCGCCATCTCCGCCATCAATGGCGAAGGCTGCAAGGAGCTGACATACGCTATCATGGAACACATCAACCAGATAGCTGCGCAAGAACAGGATGCCATCGCCGAAAGCGCGCAAGAGACCGAGATCGATATTCACGACCCGTTAGCATGA
- the rpmA gene encoding 50S ribosomal protein L27: protein MASKKGGGSTSNGRDSHSKRLGVKSYGGELISAGSIIVRQRGTQVHAGDNVGMGKDHTLFAKITGKVVFAVKGAMKRKTVSIVAA from the coding sequence ATGGCATCGAAAAAGGGCGGAGGCAGTACCAGTAACGGCCGCGACTCACACTCGAAACGACTGGGTGTCAAGAGCTACGGCGGCGAACTCATCAGCGCGGGCAGCATCATCGTGCGTCAACGCGGCACGCAGGTTCACGCAGGCGACAACGTCGGCATGGGCAAGGACCACACCCTGTTCGCCAAGATCACCGGCAAGGTGGTCTTCGCGGTCAAGGGCGCAATGAAGCGTAAGACAGTCAGCATCGTCGCTGCTTAA
- the rplU gene encoding 50S ribosomal protein L21, translating to MYAVIKTGGKQYRVVEGETLKVESIDGDVGGAIVLDKVLMVGNGDKVSVGKPLLSGATVKATIVSNGRHDKVTIFKMRRRKHYQKHQGHRQNYTEIRIDGISA from the coding sequence ATGTACGCAGTAATCAAAACCGGTGGCAAGCAATATCGCGTTGTCGAAGGTGAAACCCTGAAGGTCGAATCCATTGACGGCGACGTCGGCGGCGCGATCGTATTGGACAAAGTGCTGATGGTTGGCAATGGCGACAAGGTCTCCGTTGGCAAGCCTCTGCTGAGCGGTGCTACTGTCAAGGCGACCATCGTCTCTAACGGCCGCCACGACAAAGTGACCATCTTCAAGATGCGTCGCCGCAAGCACTACCAGAAACATCAAGGTCATCGTCAAAACTACACCGAGATCCGCATCGACGGAATTTCGGCTTAA
- the rho gene encoding transcription termination factor Rho produces the protein MHLSDLKTKHITELVEMATANQIDNANRMRKQDLIFALLKNQAKKGESIFGEGTLEVLPDGFGFLRSPDTSYLAGPDDIYVSPSQVRRFNLHTGDSIEGEIRTPKEGERYVALVKVDKVNGEPPENAKNKILFENLTPLFPTQHMTLERDIRAEENITGRIIDIVAPIGKGQRGLLVASPKSGKTVMLQHIAHSIASNNPDAILIVLLIDERPEEVTEMSRTVRGEVVASTFDEPATRHVQVAEMVLEKAKRLVEHKKDVVILLDSITRLARAYNTVIPSSGKVLTGGVDANALQRPKRFFGAARNVEEGGSLTIIATALVDTGSRMDDVIYEEFKGTGNMEIHLDRRMAEKRIYPAINVNRSGTRKEELLIKQDLLQRIWVLRKLLYPMDELEAMEFLLDKVKATKNNAEFFDSMKR, from the coding sequence CAATGCCAACCGCATGCGCAAGCAGGACCTGATCTTCGCCCTGTTGAAGAACCAGGCGAAGAAAGGCGAAAGCATCTTCGGGGAAGGCACTCTGGAAGTGCTGCCGGATGGTTTCGGTTTCCTGCGATCACCGGATACTTCCTATTTGGCCGGTCCGGACGACATCTACGTCAGCCCCAGTCAGGTACGCCGCTTCAATCTGCATACTGGCGACTCGATCGAGGGCGAGATACGGACACCGAAAGAAGGTGAGCGCTATGTGGCCCTGGTCAAGGTGGACAAGGTCAACGGCGAGCCGCCCGAGAACGCCAAGAACAAGATCCTGTTCGAGAACCTGACCCCGCTGTTCCCGACCCAGCACATGACGCTGGAGCGCGACATTCGCGCCGAGGAGAACATCACCGGACGCATCATCGACATCGTGGCTCCAATCGGCAAAGGCCAGCGTGGCCTGCTGGTCGCTTCGCCCAAGTCCGGCAAAACGGTTATGTTGCAGCATATCGCCCACTCCATCGCGTCGAACAACCCGGACGCAATCCTGATCGTTTTGCTGATCGACGAGCGCCCCGAAGAGGTGACCGAGATGAGCCGCACCGTCCGCGGCGAAGTGGTCGCCTCCACCTTCGACGAACCGGCCACGCGTCATGTGCAAGTCGCCGAGATGGTGCTGGAAAAAGCCAAACGCCTGGTCGAGCACAAAAAGGATGTGGTCATCCTGCTCGATTCCATCACCCGTCTGGCGCGCGCCTACAACACCGTCATTCCCTCTTCCGGCAAGGTGCTGACCGGCGGTGTGGATGCCAATGCCCTGCAGCGCCCCAAGCGCTTCTTCGGCGCGGCACGCAATGTCGAGGAAGGCGGTTCGCTGACCATCATCGCCACCGCGCTGGTTGATACCGGCAGCCGCATGGACGACGTGATCTACGAAGAATTCAAGGGCACCGGCAACATGGAGATCCATCTGGATCGCCGCATGGCCGAAAAACGCATCTATCCGGCCATCAACGTCAACCGCTCCGGCACCCGCAAGGAAGAACTGCTCATCAAGCAGGACCTGCTGCAGCGCATCTGGGTACTGCGCAAGCTGCTTTACCCCATGGACGAACTGGAAGCGATGGAATTCCTTCTGGACAAGGTCAAGGCAACCAAGAACAACGCCGAATTCTTTGATTCGATGAAACGTTAA
- the proB gene encoding glutamate 5-kinase — MNNVLTHSRRIVVKVGSSLVTNQGSGLDMEALGNWARQIATLRAQGSEVVLVSSGAIAEGMQRLGWKKRPSAVHELQAAAAVGQMGLVQAYESCFRQHKLHAAQVLLTHADLTDRERYLNARSTLRTLLILGVIPIINENDTVVTDEIKFGDNDTLGALVANLIEADALVILTDQTGLFTADPRKDASATLVSEARAGDAKLEEMAGGAGSHIGRGGMLTKILAAKRAARSGAHTVIASGHERDVLPRLLQGESIGTLLTASSLSLDARKQWLADHLQVSGKVTLDAGAVRVLRSEGKSLLPIGVTQVSGEFQRGAVVAILDETGKDIARGLVNYSADEARRIRGKASGEIENTLGYVDEPELIHRDNLVLL; from the coding sequence ATGAACAACGTCCTGACCCATTCCAGACGCATCGTCGTCAAAGTCGGCAGCAGCCTGGTCACCAATCAGGGATCGGGTTTGGACATGGAAGCCCTTGGCAATTGGGCTCGGCAGATCGCCACATTGCGCGCTCAAGGCAGCGAAGTGGTACTGGTGTCTTCCGGCGCCATCGCCGAGGGTATGCAGCGTCTGGGCTGGAAAAAACGTCCCAGTGCCGTGCATGAGCTGCAGGCAGCCGCGGCAGTCGGACAGATGGGACTGGTACAGGCCTACGAAAGCTGTTTTCGCCAGCATAAATTGCATGCCGCCCAGGTGTTGCTGACCCATGCCGACCTCACCGACCGCGAGCGCTATCTCAATGCGCGCTCGACCCTGCGCACCCTGCTCATCCTGGGCGTCATCCCCATCATCAACGAGAACGACACCGTGGTCACCGACGAGATCAAATTCGGCGACAACGACACATTGGGAGCGCTGGTCGCCAACCTGATCGAAGCCGATGCGCTCGTCATCCTCACCGACCAGACCGGTCTCTTCACCGCCGACCCGCGCAAGGATGCCAGCGCCACGCTCGTCAGCGAAGCCCGGGCAGGTGACGCCAAACTGGAAGAGATGGCAGGCGGAGCCGGCAGCCACATCGGACGCGGCGGCATGCTGACCAAGATACTCGCCGCCAAACGTGCGGCCCGCAGTGGCGCACATACCGTCATCGCCTCCGGCCACGAACGCGACGTGTTGCCGCGCCTGTTGCAAGGCGAATCGATAGGCACGTTGCTCACTGCCAGTTCGTTGTCGCTGGATGCGCGCAAGCAATGGCTGGCCGACCATCTGCAAGTCAGCGGCAAAGTCACGCTGGATGCTGGCGCCGTGCGTGTTCTACGTAGCGAAGGCAAGAGTTTGCTGCCCATCGGCGTCACTCAGGTCAGCGGCGAATTCCAGCGTGGTGCCGTGGTCGCGATCCTGGACGAAACCGGCAAGGACATCGCGCGCGGCCTCGTCAACTATAGCGCCGACGAAGCGCGCCGTATCAGGGGCAAGGCCAGCGGCGAGATCGAGAACACCCTCGGTTACGTGGACGAACCCGAATTGATTCACCGAGACAATCTGGTTTTGCTGTAA